The Musa acuminata AAA Group cultivar baxijiao chromosome BXJ2-5, Cavendish_Baxijiao_AAA, whole genome shotgun sequence genomic interval AGGTGGCTATCTATATAATGTACTCTGACAACATTATATCTTGGAATAGTGAAGGGGAAAGCAACTGCAAGCGACCAAACTGTGAGGAGCAGAACTCCAATGGCTCCATATCATTTGTTTCCTCTGCTCAATTTTTTTGGCTGAATGAACAAGGAAACAACATTATTTTGAGCCCACAGAAACTGGAAGACAGGGATTGATGCCACTGGTCCTCTTATCCATCGACATTACTAAAGCTTCCATTGTGTGCCGGTAGGAACCAGTCAACCGAAGACTTCATCAATAAGTCAGTTGCCATTAATGCCTCGTCAACCAAACCCAAGTAAATAGCTTTTGACGTATAATTGTGATCTGACTTTTGAACACTAACATCATCGCAttcggaagaagaaaaaaaagaataacaGTGGTGGAGTCACAACTCGATTGGTGAAAATTTCttccaaagttcaaaaaaatatatatatttgaattcaTATTCCACTTCAGACTTAATTACTTGCAAAGATTACGTTGAGGATTGTGAGCAAACGAAAGCTTATGAGTTGTTCGAGTGTTCAATTATAATTTGATAAGTTCAAAATAGAGGCATGCACCAAGAGATCGGTTTATATAATGTTTATTATAGGATCATCATCGATTACAGCTTTGCTAATCCAAGTTTCCCTCGGATGTTGTCAGTATCCAACTTGAATAGACTTGGTATCTCAAATCCCGATCCATCGAAAGTAATGGCCATGTCACTTTTCATAACTTAGAGCTCGATGAAGATAAGTATCGATGTGATGATACTAGTGAGATAATGTTACATATACTGACCCGAAAAGAGGCTTTATGTACTGGAGTGTCTCGTTACTATCACTGTTATCGAGATAGGGGGTTGATTACAGTGGCTCCTCAGATTGCTTGCATGGAGGCATGTGAGCTGAGGCACCGTAGGTGGAAGGTTGCCGTCATGCCGACTCATATGCTTAGCCGATACGCATTACAAGGGAGGCAATGGCATGACAACAAAACATGAAGTGGACATCGTGTTTGAGACCTCGCAGATCGCCATTAATGATTCCCCGGTTCCTGTGTGGCATCTTAATCagggaaggagaagggaaggaaaCATTCACAGCTCACCGGTCCACAACGAAGAGAAGTCGTAGCCTTATCTTCTCATGACTACTACACATCCAATTGATCTGGTTGTCAAAAGTAGATTATATACATTAATTATTCCGTATCGTACCCGTCAGCATGacgcaaaaaaaagaagaagaagaagaagaagataatttATGTTGGGATTTAACTTTTTTTGGGGTAACATTATTCTcgatatcattcgatgaattggcCCATCGATTCTGATTCTGTTAACTGTGCACTATTGCCTGCCGATTGATTGAAGAGAGCGAGCGATGGGACCTACGCGGGGTCCAAGGTAACATGGTGCTGGGTAAGTCCGGTACGCCGTTAGCTGGAAGGGGCAAAAGTACAAATCATCGCATCACAAGTACCACTCACGCTTATACACGGATTGGGTAGCGTGTGGTGGCGGTGTGGAGATCCGATTGCTTTCGAATTCAGCGGATCGGGAAGAGGAGGTAGCGGTCACGTGATGGATCGACGAGTCACGACACTCACCGCTGTGACGGGCCTCACCAGTCCCGAAGCGAGTGCTCCCGCGGAAATTCTTTCTCAACCTATCCCAGCTGATGAGTACTCGACTCCACGTCGCTTGTTCCCTCGTTCTTATTGGGCGTTGGGCCGTCGAAGTACGTTTTCCTGAAGTTCCGAGGTCGCACTCGACCACGGCCGTCCGATGAGTGGCTAATCCTTCGTGAATAAGTCCAATTACAGAGAGCATCGACGGGCCAGGAGGCGGAGGTCGTTTATTCCGAGCGCGACCAAGCGGCCGGAGGACACGCAACACGCGCCGTTCGCGACAAACAGGTGGGCCCCGAACGCATGCCCAATTGGCCACCAGaaagcgcgtggggccgacgtttTTACGGTGTGGGCTGCCGTGGGTCCTGCTATGGTAGGATTCCACGTCAACAGGTCGGTGCTCATCGTACCGGCGACAAGGCGCTCCAACCCCTCCCCCCCCCGGCCCCCGGAGAGGGGGAACAGAAGCCACGGGGTCCACCGAAAGGCTCGGAACGGCAACCGCCCTCGTATGTCCCCCAAACCACAGCTATGCCACCGCAGCGTGACACCGTTTTTACACTGCACTCCTAGCTTTTTCTGTCGATAATTGGCCAATCCAGCTTTGGCTCGTTCATGAATCATGTCATCGGTTTGGCATGTCAGGAGAACAACATCTCGATGTTGGACGCGAGCAAGAAGAATCTATTTGTGTCCAAATGTTTACCTCCTGCAGCTGATACTCAGCAACAGTCTGCAGCAAACCATATCTCCACATCATCCATCACGTAATTTGACGTAGCTTGGGGTGAGGAGAGCGGGGAGGGGTGTTTTGGTCATTTGAGGTCGTGCCTCGTGTCGTGGGGTGATTGACGGCATAAAATGACCAGGCCGAGGCCCTGGGCCCCAGCGCGCTTACGGTCACCGGACAAATCGGACTACGGAACGAGCGACGCTGAATCGGAGCACGTACGATTCCCCGTTCGCCTCGAAACCACGACGCTGTGATCCTTTCCCCCATTGGACAATCGCCACGTGGTTCGAACAATTTTATGGCCGTTGTTCATGGCGTTTATTGTCTAGTTTACGACAGCGGAACCCAGTAAAGTCTACTGTACCTGCAAGTACTCCTCGCTCCCCTTCACcggtttataaaaaaaaaaactcgagAATTAGTTACTAATGTTAATATacccaaaaaaaattaaatgctATAAATACCCGGTAGAAGACCTCCCATTGCCGCTCCgtgcccttcttcttcttcttctttggtttgcgGAAACCCTAACCCTCTTCGATCGCTTCCTGTGTTGCTGCGGGTGTCGCGATCCTTGCAAGGGGATGAAGCGGATGACGCGGCGGCTGTCGAGGGTGGCTGACTCGTCGCAACATCCTGCGCTGGAGGACACGAAGGGGCCTCACCAGGCAGTGAGGGGAGGGGAGGGACGGCAGCACTCGCGGCGGGTACCGAGGGGCCACGTGCCTATGTGCGTCGGGAAGGAGATGCAGCGGTTCGTGGTCCGGGCTGAGATCCTCGGCCGGCCGGCCTTCCTCGAGCTCCTCCGCCTCTCCGCTCAGGAGTACGGCTACGAGCAGCAAGGCGTGCTCCGGATCCCCTTCCCCGCCCCGCtcttccgccgcctcctcctcctcctctcctcctcctcctcctcctcctcctccgatccCGCGCTGGAGGAGCTCTTCCGCTCCCTCCCCGACGACATTCCTCGGTCCTCCTCGGCCTCGCCGGCCCAACTCTCTCTCCGCTAAGGCCTCGGCGCAGGTGAAGGCTCCTTTTTCCTATTTTGCCCTTCTCGATGCTCGTATACATAAAGCGTAAGAGGAGGGCAGTTCGGGAATTTAATATTTCCCTtgcatataataattattattaagattATTGTTATTTCTTCTGCTTTTAAAGGAAGGAAATTGAATCAAATGATGTAGTTAGTGAGGGAACTGCTTTGAGATACGTGTAATTTTGAGATGACGTCTATGCTAATGTGACAATTACCGTAGAGCAACAGAAGCACAAGTGGTAAGGAAGGCATTCACCAAAACGCAGATGGCAAAGCTTCTGTAAATAAGACCAGTGCTCATAGTAGTACACTATAATACTAGTTTTGTGGTAGAGAAGGGCAAACTAAGCAAGCAAACGAAAGAATCGAAGGACCCATAACCATAGTTCCTCGCTACTCTTACGATCCATGAAACAGACAAATTGTTGATCATCAACAAACTCATACATGTGTCCTTCGTAGCTACGGTCAGTAAAAGATTGCCATTTCTTGAAGCGTACCAACACCTAATGTAATAGGAAGTCACCTACTCACTCCATAAACCCATCTAGAAAATACCAGTGAACTTGTTTCGATTCCAACAAAAGCAACTCAAAAAATTAACTCTAAactcgataaaaaaaaaaaatcagaaaataatAAAGTCGCTCCATTGGAATCCAATTCATTTTAGCAATGGAGAGAAGAATAGAGAAGGACCATCAGAGAGGCTACATCAACATCCTGAAGCGACCTCATCAAGTGGGAGGAAGACGAAGCAGCTCTCCGTTCCCCTCGACACCCTCACCTCGAGCTCCATCTAATCGCCTCTCTCTGGCCCCTGATGGTGATAAAGAGAATTGACATAGAGAAAGATGACCCATGTATAATTGACGTTTTGACAAGGAAACAACAGCAAAAGAAGACGATGACGTTGATGTGGGTGTGTTCATCATCTTCAGATGATGATGAGGGTGGATTTTGTGTTCATCATCTTACTTACACATGATCGAGCATGTTACTTTAGAGTTTTTACATATTTATCATTGCTAGTTTGTACATATCCTgtattatgtatgtatgtatatatgtatatctaaacTATAATGATCGGttactattttaaattttaaaaaaataaaattcttgaCATCATAACAAATCTTTCAAAGGTGTTCTACTCTCCAATAAGAATAAAAACATCTCAACTCTATCAGTTAATtaataattaatgaagattttgaCACATAGATGCAACTTATTGGATTTTGTACTGTGTGTAGAAGATATATACAAATatgttatatttaaaattttgaggGTATATTTAAAGTTATGTATAGGTGTAGAGGGATACATTCTTCATATTCATGATCAAAGTAATATGCCTTCATTGTGCTGTTTGTTCCCATCACTGCACACCGATAACTTTCACTAATTTCAGTACTCGGATGAAGGTCAATACGATATTTTATACATACCCTAAGTGGtaactgatagaagataagattttcctaactatatgaggaaatttctcattctgttagaaaaatcttatcttctatcagtaaCAACCtagattttctctctctctctctctctctctctctctatatatatatatatatatatatatatatatatatatatatatatatatatatatatatatatatatatatatatatatgcgctaATAATTCATCTTTACTCCTCTGCACAAGATGATCTCAGTGTATTAACTCATTCACTCTCCAACTGTCCGATGAGATGACAAGAACTAGGAGATGAGATTGCCAGCTCCAGGTCAAGGTGACTGCAAGTTGGGTCTCTACAGCCAATGGAACCTTCACTGCTTGTGATCCTGGGAACCATTGTTTCTTCTGGCTTCTGATGGTTGAAAGATGATAGAGTCAGCTCGCAATCCAGCTGAAGTAACTGCAAAAGCTTAGAGATAGGATCAGAACTTTACTTGTGTGTGAATTTGCTACAAGTAAAGAGTGAGTGCAAACCTCGTCATCTTGGTTGGATAGATCTCTTTCAATATATCCAAAATTATTTGTGTCATTATTTATGCTCCTTGAGATCAACTCTCTCATCACACCTTCAAATGATGGTCTGCACAAGCATCACACAAGTATAGAGTTTTAGGACTTGAAAGCATCGTAGAATTAGGTTGTGCTCCAGAACTTGGCACTCACAATTGGAAGATGTAGTTGCAGCCGAGTCTGGAGTTCATCCGTGGATCTTCACAATGAAGTACTGGTGAAGTGGAATCAACAAAAGAAGTGTAATGCtgtgttctcctcctccttttcttgtTGTCTGTGGATGGAAACTTGTGGAGTTTGGCTTGGCTGATGGTGATTCTGTACATCTGTCAGGATAGATAAGGGATATCTGAGTTGCAACCTGCCTAATCTGCAAGTTATTCTTTAAGATAATCACAACCAAACTTGCGATTCAAGCTAACATATTTGATTGGATACCATCGTATGACAAAAATTGTGATCTCGGAAAGATGATAAATCAGCATGGCTGCTGAGCCTATGCTACATTTGGGACTATACAATAGACACCTTTTTATTTCCGATACAGAAGAAGAGAGTAGACAGTGAACGGATCTTTTCAAGGATGGATGTATGTAAATATGTTGTATTGGATGGTTCTTCCGTAAGAAGCATGATTTATAACCTGAAAGTAATATGCTGTTTATAATTCCTATATACCCATGTATGTATGTGGcagcaaatatataaatatatatatgatcatctaCCAAAGGCCGAAGCTGTAAGCAGATAAAAGAAGACTCATTATTTCTGCAGCAAAAGTATATAAACATACTTGCAGGTGGCTTTTAACATGAGACATCCCGAGTCCCTTCACACTCATCAGTTGTAAGAT includes:
- the LOC103983708 gene encoding auxin-responsive protein SAUR71-like, coding for MKRMTRRLSRVADSSQHPALEDTKGPHQAVRGGEGRQHSRRVPRGHVPMCVGKEMQRFVVRAEILGRPAFLELLRLSAQEYGYEQQGVLRIPFPAPLFRRLLLLLSSSSSSSSSDPALEELFRSLPDDIPRSSSASPAQLSLR
- the LOC135611943 gene encoding myb family transcription factor MPH1-like, translated to MTCFGRSGARQYNRSETPRIRWTEDLHRRFIQAVASLGGENKATPKQILQLMSVKGLGMSHVKSHLQMYRITISQAKLHKFPSTDNKKRRRRTQHYTSFVDSTSPVLHCEDPRMNSRLGCNYIFQLPSFEGVMRELISRSINNDTNNFGYIERDLSNQDDELLQLDCELTLSSFNHQKPEETMVPRITSSEGSIGCRDPTCSHLDLELAISSPSSCHLIGQLESE